In Dromaius novaehollandiae isolate bDroNov1 chromosome 2, bDroNov1.hap1, whole genome shotgun sequence, one DNA window encodes the following:
- the LOC112991300 gene encoding lymphocyte antigen 6E-like: MKAFLLAVLVIALSTERAFSLTCFTCKDATSNMQCLSITTCSDQEKYCLTTYSSTGLGNDRSQRITKKCSAFCPSINLNIGVAGVATSCCETSLCNISGASSVKTSYTLIAVGALASLVCVLRLGL, from the exons ATGAAGgcttttcttcttgctgtcctgGTCATAGCCCTGAGCACGGAGCGTG CTTTCTCCCTGACATGTTTCACATGCAAAGATGCAACTTCCAACATGCAGTGTCTCAGTATAACCACGTGTTCTGATCAGGAGAAGTACTGTCTCACAACTTATTCTTCCACTGGGCTTG GTAATGACCGCAGTCAGCGTATTACCAAGAAGTGTTCTGCATTTTGTCCATCGATAAATCTGAATATTGGTGTAGCAGGCGTTGCTACCAGCTGCTGCGAGACTTCCCTGTGCAACATCAGTGGGGCCAGCAGTGTGAAAACCAGCTACACTCTGATAGCTGTGGGCGCCTTGGCCAGTCTTGTCTGTGTCCTCCGGCTGGGGCTgtaa
- the LOC135327368 gene encoding lymphocyte antigen 6E-like: protein MKVSLIVLLSLVLCAEQANTLWCYTCEWEQSNWRCLKAVKCSDKDEYCVTNVASVGIGFLSLWKRITKKCSETCPHHNFSLGLASYTSSCCQTFLCNLNACPGPKLARQ from the exons ATGAAGGTCTCCCTCATTGTCCTGCTGTCTTTGGTCCTATGTGCAGAGCAAG CAAACACCCTGTGGTGCTACACCTGCGAGTGGGAGCAAAGCAACTGGAGATGTCTGAAGGCCGTGAAGTGCTCGGACAAGGATGAGTACTGTGTGACGAATGTGGCCTCTGTAGGAATTG GATTTTTGAGTTTGTGGAAGAGGATCACCAAGAAGTGCTCTGAGACCTGTCCACACCACAACTTCAGCCTGGGCCTGGCCTCCTACACCTCTTCTTGCTGCCAGACTTTCTTATGCAATCTGAATGCCTGCCCAGGACCCAAGCTGGCTCGGCAGTGA
- the LOC112991310 gene encoding lymphocyte antigen 6E-like → MKAFLIVLLAAVLCVEQASSLFCYICENEHSNWNCLKTYKCDDNEKYCMTTYSSAGLGKDTGYRITKKCVADCPETNLNFGVASISTKCCSTSLCNFSGANSVKISYAVMVLGIVASFICVIRAGL, encoded by the exons ATGAAGGCTTTTCTCATCGTGCTGCTGGCTGCAGTCCTGTGTGTTGAGCAAG CTTCCTCACTTTTTTGCTATATATGTGAAAACGAACACTCCAACTGGAACTGTCTTAAAACATACAAGTGTGACGATAATGAGAAATACTGTATGACAACATACAGCTCTGCTGGACTTG GCAAGGACACAGGATACCGCATCACCAAGAAATGTGTTGCAGACTGTCCTGAGACAAATCTGAACTTCGGTGTGGCATCCATCTCCACCAAATGCTGCAGCACTTCCCTCTGCAATTTCAGTGGTGCCAACAGTGTGAAAATCAGCTATGCTGTGATGGTACTGGGAATTGTGGCCAGTTTTATCTGTGTCATCAGGGCAGGACTGTGA